One stretch of Flavobacterium sp. 9 DNA includes these proteins:
- a CDS encoding GH25 family lysozyme produces MTTPATNNFTVFGIDISRYQGNEINFLNKQVDKLTFIICKATEGITYTDSSFKTNWPAIQAKGYVRGAYHFYHCNDDPSKQVANYLGVMGAFSDTDFPPIVDFEESSIDAGVNKASIQPNLLQFLTLLEQKTGRKPLIYTDNNTANAYLTDPSFAGYALWIANYNPTLKIPNVWTNWTIWQQSQSYKLNGQLNDYDVFNGDSNAFSNFIQSS; encoded by the coding sequence ATGACTACACCAGCAACTAATAATTTCACTGTATTTGGTATTGATATTTCAAGATATCAGGGCAACGAAATCAATTTTCTAAATAAGCAAGTTGACAAACTCACTTTTATAATCTGCAAAGCTACAGAAGGAATTACCTATACTGATTCGAGTTTTAAGACAAACTGGCCAGCGATTCAGGCAAAAGGATATGTTCGTGGAGCCTATCATTTTTATCATTGCAACGATGATCCTTCCAAACAGGTTGCTAATTATCTGGGCGTTATGGGTGCGTTTTCAGACACGGACTTTCCTCCTATTGTTGACTTTGAAGAAAGCAGCATTGATGCGGGCGTTAATAAAGCGAGTATTCAGCCTAATTTATTGCAGTTCTTAACTTTATTAGAACAAAAAACAGGACGAAAACCTCTTATTTATACGGATAATAATACGGCAAATGCTTATTTGACTGATCCTTCGTTTGCTGGTTATGCGTTATGGATTGCCAATTATAACCCTACGCTTAAAATACCAAATGTCTGGACAAACTGGACGATCTGGCAACAATCTCAAAGTTATAAGCTAAATGGTCAGCTTAATGATTATGATGTTTTTAATGGTGATAGTAATGCTTTTTCAAATTTCATTCAATCGAGTTAA
- a CDS encoding DUF4157 domain-containing protein encodes MIQQHDKISENKTTEASANNGGGTSAVQLKNNREYSVVQQKLAEKTIKQQASFPPVQRKANNTGLPNNLKSGIENLSGHSMDDVKVHYNSDKPAQLNAHAYAQGTDIHLASGQEKHLPHEAWHVVQQKQGRVKPTLQMKGKVNVNDDTGLEKEADVMGAKAIQLKKEIKQPNTLKTGNNNGSSSVRQLKSEQTTDYGKFIADPYQTIPATAPVSGAHIELKFEPNEKVEGRIGLVQTVKRDLYTDKGEHATKDSDFGPMKGQVLEGDNKGWRVDQLPFGETKGVLGYGKKKFLQTTSPVAYGFSNYHSGHEALPEKLSDTPNPKNTLPSHGYKGNKTQTGYRKNNTIIPAILEDTPTHPKNGGSLFLAETAAIILDGPMQKTYLGSIEWGYVAAAGKSAQLQPGAINLKSMGVPSPRFMDAALAWNRVQKITDPYSGTEHLIIPLPVQYTGFKKAKDLPSLIEIIKEFLQSNHDTPDTKLAAKHLLTMAESEGLHADNQIQTGIPQSIKKVEDALKMPLGFLGFISGMPTAKLVFSLNQKLESLKTEHERAKKYFKELESLAEQLDILMKKINKDKTLEEKSSNSQI; translated from the coding sequence ATGATACAGCAACACGACAAAATATCGGAAAATAAAACAACTGAAGCTTCTGCTAATAATGGCGGTGGGACTAGTGCTGTTCAATTAAAAAACAATCGGGAATATTCTGTTGTACAACAAAAACTTGCTGAAAAAACTATAAAGCAACAAGCTTCTTTCCCTCCTGTTCAAAGAAAAGCAAACAATACTGGCTTGCCTAATAATCTAAAATCCGGAATCGAAAATCTTTCCGGTCATTCTATGGATGATGTAAAGGTTCATTATAACTCTGATAAACCTGCTCAGCTTAATGCTCATGCTTATGCGCAGGGAACAGATATTCATCTTGCATCCGGACAAGAAAAACATTTACCGCACGAGGCTTGGCACGTAGTACAGCAAAAACAAGGCAGAGTAAAACCTACTTTGCAAATGAAGGGAAAAGTGAATGTCAATGATGATACCGGTCTCGAAAAGGAAGCAGATGTTATGGGTGCGAAAGCAATCCAATTGAAAAAAGAAATTAAGCAACCCAATACGCTTAAGACAGGAAATAATAATGGAAGTAGCTCTGTAAGACAATTAAAAAGCGAGCAAACTACAGATTATGGAAAATTTATTGCTGATCCGTACCAAACCATTCCAGCTACGGCACCTGTATCAGGGGCACATATCGAGTTGAAATTTGAACCCAATGAAAAAGTTGAGGGACGAATAGGTCTTGTCCAAACAGTAAAAAGAGACCTTTATACAGATAAAGGTGAGCATGCTACAAAAGACAGCGACTTTGGGCCAATGAAAGGCCAGGTTCTTGAAGGGGATAACAAAGGCTGGAGAGTAGATCAACTTCCGTTTGGAGAAACAAAAGGAGTGCTCGGTTATGGGAAAAAGAAATTTCTACAAACGACTAGTCCAGTAGCATATGGATTCTCAAACTATCATTCAGGTCATGAAGCATTGCCAGAAAAACTTTCCGATACACCCAACCCAAAAAATACCTTACCGTCTCATGGGTATAAAGGAAACAAAACTCAAACAGGTTATAGAAAAAATAATACCATAATACCTGCAATACTGGAAGATACCCCAACCCACCCAAAAAATGGAGGTTCACTATTTCTTGCAGAAACTGCGGCGATCATTCTGGATGGTCCAATGCAAAAGACTTATCTGGGTTCAATAGAATGGGGATATGTGGCTGCGGCAGGGAAATCGGCACAACTGCAGCCTGGAGCTATAAATTTGAAGAGCATGGGTGTTCCATCACCACGGTTTATGGATGCTGCACTAGCGTGGAATAGAGTACAGAAAATAACAGATCCATATAGTGGGACAGAGCATTTAATTATTCCATTACCTGTTCAATATACCGGTTTCAAAAAAGCCAAAGATCTTCCAAGTCTTATAGAAATTATCAAAGAATTTTTGCAAAGCAATCACGATACTCCAGATACTAAGTTAGCCGCTAAGCACCTTCTGACAATGGCAGAATCTGAAGGTCTTCATGCTGATAATCAAATACAAACAGGAATTCCTCAAAGCATAAAGAAGGTAGAAGATGCTCTTAAAATGCCACTTGGCTTCCTAGGTTTTATATCAGGAATGCCAACAGCCAAACTTGTATTCTCATTGAACCAGAAACTCGAATCTCTTAAAACAGAACATGAGAGAGCAAAAAAATATTTTAAAGAGTTGGAATCTCTAGCTGAGCAGCTCGACATTTTAATGAAGAAAATTAATAAAGACAAAACATTAGAAGAAAAAAGCTCCAATTCACAGATTTAA
- a CDS encoding GH-E family nuclease has translation MTQQHKKISENKTTLTAANANRDNNAIQLKDNREYSLVQRKMQEHVENSLQQNTISNTGVAQLKGGKKEEKKNPKKRKREESESDEEGSDDDGSGDFVPPQAKKQKRFHIPNDTTEHVIRHTAHKRENVNSNYDDVYTCPGCRRPLAYTKKGSKKLELTKYAFTSKGGNHHEQRALTLDHYPTWAPRERELKSKGATNEEIKEDHNDPDRLRAFCKVCNESHKYEKKKKVDYESDTDEEGYHTPDDEPENKGFYSGFRKGPDPGSGGAGITT, from the coding sequence ATGACGCAGCAACATAAAAAAATATCGGAAAATAAAACGACTCTAACTGCCGCAAATGCAAATCGGGATAATAACGCTATTCAATTAAAAGACAATCGCGAATATTCTCTTGTACAAAGAAAAATGCAGGAACATGTAGAAAATAGTCTACAACAAAACACAATTTCTAATACTGGTGTTGCGCAGTTAAAAGGTGGTAAAAAAGAGGAGAAAAAGAATCCTAAGAAAAGAAAAAGAGAAGAGTCTGAAAGTGATGAAGAAGGCAGCGATGACGATGGCAGCGGTGATTTTGTACCTCCGCAAGCAAAAAAACAAAAGAGATTTCATATCCCAAACGATACTACGGAACATGTTATAAGGCATACTGCTCACAAACGCGAAAATGTCAATAGTAATTATGATGATGTTTATACTTGCCCCGGATGTAGACGACCTCTTGCTTATACCAAAAAAGGAAGCAAGAAGCTGGAACTTACCAAATATGCTTTTACTAGTAAAGGTGGTAATCATCACGAACAACGGGCTTTGACATTAGACCACTATCCTACTTGGGCACCGCGAGAACGTGAATTGAAGTCGAAAGGCGCGACTAATGAAGAAATAAAAGAAGATCACAATGATCCGGATCGTCTTAGGGCTTTTTGCAAAGTATGCAATGAAAGTCACAAGTATGAGAAAAAGAAAAAAGTCGATTATGAAAGTGATACTGATGAAGAAGGATATCATACTCCGGATGATGAACCTGAAAACAAAGGTTTTTATAGCGGTTTCCGCAAGGGTCCTGATCCTGGTTCCGGTGGTGCTGGAATAACTACATAA
- a CDS encoding ABC transporter substrate-binding protein gives MEDIIKIGILIPKSQQYPTLDKDFMRGLKLNNLNVKFFVESIGIGADEKMIIDKIQKLNFQEDISIIVGFFGHYNMSEVYNYTSKNDILLLAADTGATMPYETSPYKGVYINSFGLTESCYHLGTYLTAKNYQKVVTSTSFYDSGYGMLAAIEYAFKEKPIFSGHYITPFVPREDESEYMGQFINSYEPDAVFAFYSGLYAKENADFVSQNKITKKYPFYVTPFFINDKILEDYKNDPHDLYVVSSWMQNDSDNSNFTEDYKNKYSEVPTVFSILGYENGLILENLLLNAENNLSTSSLINQIDKLNITGPRGNIEFDKDTNRTIFNHYMYKLNFDSSNDISFNKIETFVNDGQFTRAFNSFTKPDYVGGWQNAYLCH, from the coding sequence ATGGAAGATATTATTAAAATAGGAATTCTAATTCCGAAATCACAACAATACCCAACTCTGGACAAAGATTTTATGAGAGGATTAAAACTTAATAATCTCAATGTGAAATTTTTTGTAGAGAGCATTGGTATTGGTGCTGATGAAAAAATGATAATTGATAAAATACAAAAATTAAATTTTCAAGAGGATATATCTATTATTGTTGGTTTTTTTGGGCATTATAATATGTCTGAGGTTTATAATTATACCTCCAAAAACGATATTCTATTGCTTGCCGCAGATACGGGAGCAACTATGCCTTATGAAACATCTCCTTATAAAGGTGTTTACATAAATTCTTTTGGATTAACGGAATCCTGTTATCATTTAGGAACTTATCTAACTGCCAAAAACTATCAAAAAGTCGTAACCTCAACTTCATTTTATGATTCCGGTTATGGTATGCTGGCGGCAATTGAATATGCTTTTAAAGAAAAACCTATTTTTTCAGGCCACTACATCACTCCTTTTGTGCCCAGAGAAGACGAATCTGAATACATGGGACAGTTTATTAACTCGTATGAACCAGATGCTGTTTTTGCTTTCTACAGTGGTTTGTATGCAAAAGAAAATGCTGATTTTGTAAGTCAAAATAAAATCACTAAAAAGTATCCGTTTTATGTTACTCCGTTTTTTATCAATGATAAAATTCTTGAAGATTATAAAAATGACCCGCACGATCTTTATGTAGTGAGTTCATGGATGCAAAATGATAGTGATAACAGCAATTTTACTGAGGACTATAAAAATAAATACTCAGAGGTCCCAACAGTCTTTTCTATTTTGGGATATGAAAATGGACTTATATTAGAAAACCTTCTTCTAAATGCAGAAAACAATCTTAGTACAAGTTCTTTAATTAACCAGATTGACAAATTGAATATTACTGGACCAAGAGGCAATATTGAATTTGATAAGGACACTAACAGAACAATATTTAATCATTATATGTATAAATTAAATTTTGATTCTTCTAACGATATAAGCTTTAATAAAATTGAAACATTCGTAAATGACGGGCAATTTACCAGAGCTTTTAATTCATTTACAAAGCCCGATTATGTAGGCGGATGGCAAAATGCCTATTTATGTCATTAA
- a CDS encoding transposase produces the protein MKKRVYSAEFKSSAVRLSYERENIKELADELGVQVERIYKWRSSQKTFTNLQPIISKKTEIDSLEVKQLRKALKEKELELEILKKAVHIFSKSDGKSTNL, from the coding sequence ATGAAAAAACGAGTTTACAGTGCTGAGTTTAAATCATCAGCAGTACGATTAAGTTACGAGCGAGAAAACATCAAAGAATTAGCAGATGAACTAGGCGTCCAGGTAGAGCGTATTTATAAATGGAGGTCTTCTCAAAAAACATTTACTAATCTACAACCAATTATTTCTAAAAAGACAGAGATAGATTCTTTAGAAGTAAAACAATTACGAAAAGCCCTTAAAGAAAAAGAATTAGAGCTTGAGATATTAAAAAAGGCCGTTCACATCTTTTCCAAGAGCGATGGGAAATCTACCAATTTATAG
- a CDS encoding DUF4157 domain-containing protein encodes MTQQHDKISENKTAVTAAYNGGGTTAVQLKNNRKYSVVQRKLAERSAATQQASFTPVQRKANNTGLPNNLKSGIENLSGHSMDDVKVHYNSDKPAQLNAHAYAQGSDIHIASGQEKHLPHEAWHVVQQKQGRVKPNLQMKGKVNVNDDSGLEKEADVMGNKALNIQLKKTGIQIIESNVSIPQVKQLSKISKLPPVSGILLPCGHESQGIVQRMILFNLPPEAKDIEELEKYVYGTVINNRGQNFEEAISGHKDAHLWMDIIRDALYKKEIVRATQQIKNVIDIVNDSETKKPHHPNPVHKGKNGGAKKLALENEAPYTISKTALSTSLVNKARKLIIDSRQLDTNKFMLGLLVLPDGQQIFALSGNKPEMVKLVEMILEKDFQLFNNKVYDKTSISPEDEAKYEEDVSDEIGKNDKYFAYEDRKVVRKRSVNKEDLGSFPANCSAAVALSVAKTVDPKAFTGSAKMGLTEVFVSGNPNSKVLIYNKLTAEGDSFTMHDEDVPSCHVCQMQLAKVASEVVELERQGITERVRMEIDKTSYSIEQSTKKLTALKQEKEQKSPLASQEKVLEKAFAEGKEKQLSLKQDLTNVEQKLKNTTKKLNKFNAEVEGLEEQINNLNYEKKGWDKEAKTSKKFELQMLAIESRIKKLEDKITELEADYKELHNAGKGFGIVYTAWHKKIAALQVKYPEVKPKDMESKLSKEIEALEKIKSKEEADKSRVYGENTSASFTARVSIADQKKRDISDEIKLKTGSRNEMSAHAKELSIDQIALKEENDKLNQEIEKLILENKNLEVNLSESSTAAQELRKIDKEIKDLETTQAREIRELKILTLKQNVYH; translated from the coding sequence ATGACGCAACAACACGACAAAATATCCGAAAATAAAACAGCCGTAACTGCTGCCTATAATGGTGGCGGGACTACTGCTGTGCAATTAAAAAACAATCGGAAATATTCTGTTGTACAAAGAAAGCTTGCTGAGAGAAGTGCTGCAACGCAACAAGCTTCTTTTACTCCTGTTCAAAGAAAAGCAAACAATACTGGCTTGCCCAATAATCTAAAATCCGGAATAGAAAATCTTTCGGGTCATTCTATGGATGATGTCAAAGTGCATTATAACTCTGATAAACCTGCTCAGCTTAATGCTCATGCTTATGCTCAGGGATCTGATATACATATAGCTTCAGGACAAGAAAAACATTTGCCACATGAAGCTTGGCACGTTGTACAACAAAAACAAGGACGGGTGAAACCTAATTTACAAATGAAGGGAAAAGTGAATGTAAATGATGATTCAGGTTTAGAAAAGGAAGCTGATGTTATGGGGAATAAAGCTTTGAATATTCAGTTAAAAAAAACTGGTATTCAAATTATAGAATCAAACGTTTCTATACCCCAAGTTAAACAATTGTCTAAAATTAGCAAATTACCTCCAGTATCTGGTATTTTGCTTCCCTGTGGACATGAAAGTCAGGGAATAGTACAAAGAATGATTTTGTTCAATCTTCCTCCGGAAGCAAAAGATATTGAAGAACTTGAAAAATACGTCTATGGAACAGTAATTAATAATCGCGGACAAAATTTTGAAGAGGCTATAAGTGGACATAAAGATGCTCATTTATGGATGGATATTATACGAGATGCGCTCTATAAAAAAGAGATTGTGAGAGCTACGCAACAGATAAAAAATGTAATTGATATTGTAAACGACTCTGAAACCAAAAAGCCTCATCACCCAAATCCTGTGCATAAAGGCAAAAATGGGGGTGCAAAAAAACTGGCATTAGAAAATGAAGCTCCCTACACTATAAGTAAAACTGCTTTGAGTACTTCTCTTGTTAATAAGGCCCGCAAGTTAATTATTGATTCTCGTCAATTAGATACTAACAAATTTATGCTAGGTCTTTTGGTTCTTCCTGATGGTCAACAAATTTTTGCGCTTTCAGGAAATAAACCTGAAATGGTAAAATTAGTTGAAATGATTTTGGAAAAAGATTTTCAATTGTTCAATAATAAAGTTTATGATAAAACCTCGATTTCTCCTGAAGATGAAGCAAAATACGAAGAAGATGTCAGTGACGAAATAGGTAAAAATGACAAATACTTTGCTTATGAAGATAGAAAAGTAGTTAGAAAAAGAAGTGTGAACAAAGAAGATTTAGGGTCCTTTCCTGCTAACTGTTCAGCTGCGGTAGCTTTGTCAGTGGCAAAAACCGTTGATCCTAAAGCTTTTACTGGTTCGGCAAAAATGGGCTTGACCGAAGTTTTTGTATCAGGGAACCCCAATTCAAAAGTGTTGATTTATAATAAGCTAACTGCTGAGGGGGATAGCTTTACGATGCATGATGAAGATGTTCCTTCTTGTCACGTTTGTCAAATGCAATTAGCAAAAGTAGCATCTGAAGTAGTAGAACTTGAGAGACAAGGTATTACGGAAAGAGTTAGAATGGAAATCGATAAAACAAGTTATAGTATAGAACAATCAACAAAAAAATTAACTGCTCTAAAACAAGAAAAGGAACAAAAAAGCCCTTTGGCAAGTCAAGAAAAGGTACTGGAAAAAGCATTTGCCGAAGGTAAAGAAAAGCAATTAAGTTTGAAACAAGATCTTACAAATGTGGAACAAAAATTAAAAAATACCACCAAAAAATTAAACAAATTTAATGCCGAGGTCGAAGGACTAGAAGAACAAATTAACAATTTGAATTATGAGAAAAAAGGATGGGATAAAGAAGCAAAAACTTCTAAAAAATTTGAATTGCAAATGCTTGCTATCGAATCCAGAATAAAAAAATTGGAGGACAAGATTACGGAACTTGAAGCAGATTATAAAGAGTTACATAACGCAGGTAAAGGATTCGGTATAGTTTATACAGCATGGCATAAAAAAATAGCTGCTTTGCAAGTTAAATATCCTGAGGTTAAACCAAAAGATATGGAAAGCAAATTGTCAAAAGAGATTGAAGCTCTAGAAAAAATTAAATCTAAGGAAGAAGCAGATAAATCAAGAGTTTATGGAGAAAATACTTCTGCTAGTTTTACAGCCAGAGTATCAATCGCTGATCAAAAAAAAAGAGACATTTCAGACGAAATAAAACTAAAAACTGGTTCTAGAAATGAAATGAGTGCGCATGCTAAAGAGTTATCGATCGATCAAATAGCATTAAAAGAAGAAAATGACAAACTAAACCAAGAAATCGAAAAATTAATTTTAGAAAACAAAAATTTAGAAGTTAATTTAAGTGAGTCATCAACAGCTGCACAAGAATTACGTAAAATCGATAAAGAAATTAAAGATCTGGAAACAACACAAGCCAGGGAAATTCGAGAGTTGAAGATTCTTACATTAAAACAAAATGTCTATCATTAA
- a CDS encoding IS3 family transposase — protein sequence MKKGRSHLFQERWEIYQFIVSYKHLYPIEKMCSVLKVSRSSYYRWFSGGPSNRFIENSLFTDLIKEVFDLSSQTYGSPRIAEQLKRKGYKISKRKVAKLMLLNGWRSKLKRRFKVTTDSNHRYPVCSNHLNRNFTPKSLNEVWVSDITYIRTAAGWLYLTTIIDLYDRQVIGWSLSTRMYTDQTIIPAWKMAVSKREITESLLFHSDRGIQYASIEFRKLINKNTLITQSMSRKANCWDNAVAESFFKTLKAELIYQHKFTTIEEAKLAVFEYIEVWYNRKRLHSSLGYKTPKEMELEFYKIESVA from the coding sequence ATTAAAAAAGGCCGTTCACATCTTTTCCAAGAGCGATGGGAAATCTACCAATTTATAGTCAGCTATAAACATTTATATCCTATTGAAAAGATGTGCAGCGTTTTAAAAGTAAGCCGAAGTAGTTATTATAGATGGTTCAGTGGCGGTCCTTCTAATAGATTTATAGAAAATAGTCTATTTACAGATTTAATAAAAGAAGTTTTTGATCTAAGCAGTCAAACTTACGGAAGTCCCAGAATAGCGGAACAGCTAAAAAGAAAAGGATATAAAATATCCAAAAGGAAAGTTGCTAAATTGATGCTTCTTAATGGCTGGAGAAGTAAACTTAAAAGACGCTTTAAAGTAACCACAGATTCTAATCATCGATATCCAGTGTGCAGTAATCATCTCAATAGAAATTTTACACCAAAATCACTTAATGAGGTTTGGGTGTCTGATATAACCTATATAAGAACAGCTGCCGGCTGGTTATATCTTACTACTATTATTGATTTATATGACAGGCAGGTTATAGGATGGTCGTTAAGCACACGAATGTATACCGATCAAACGATTATTCCAGCTTGGAAAATGGCAGTATCAAAAAGAGAAATAACAGAATCTTTACTTTTTCATTCAGATAGAGGAATACAATATGCTTCGATAGAATTCAGAAAATTGATTAATAAAAATACTTTAATCACTCAAAGTATGAGTAGAAAAGCTAATTGTTGGGATAATGCTGTAGCTGAAAGTTTTTTCAAGACCCTTAAAGCAGAACTTATCTATCAGCATAAATTCACAACCATTGAAGAAGCTAAATTAGCAGTCTTTGAATATATAGAAGTATGGTATAATAGAAAACGTCTGCATTCTTCTTTGGGATATAAAACACCTAAAGAAATGGAACTAGAATTTTATAAAATAGAAAGTGTAGCATAG
- a CDS encoding phage tail protein — MDVFLGTILAFGFNFNPRGWQLCYGQLVPISQYNALFALLGTTYGGNGTSTFALPDLRGRSLVGQGQGNGLTNIVMGQISGTETITLTANNMPIHGHPLTAGTSPIAVAVNAISLKPISNDPDGGNNNFAAGGNTPNIYSEPGGTTNAVGGVTATISGATGVAGGSQPFASRDPYLGINFCIAMEGIFPSRN, encoded by the coding sequence ATGGACGTATTTTTAGGAACAATTCTAGCATTTGGATTTAACTTTAACCCAAGAGGTTGGCAATTATGTTATGGGCAACTAGTTCCCATATCGCAATACAATGCACTCTTTGCCTTACTTGGAACAACTTATGGAGGCAATGGGACATCTACATTTGCTTTGCCTGATTTAAGAGGTAGATCTCTTGTAGGTCAAGGACAAGGAAATGGATTAACTAATATTGTTATGGGACAAATAAGTGGTACTGAAACCATTACGCTTACAGCAAACAATATGCCTATACATGGTCATCCTCTTACTGCGGGTACATCTCCTATTGCTGTGGCTGTCAATGCAATAAGCTTAAAACCAATCAGTAATGATCCTGATGGCGGTAATAATAATTTTGCTGCTGGCGGTAATACTCCAAATATCTATAGTGAACCTGGAGGAACAACTAATGCTGTTGGTGGTGTAACTGCAACAATTAGTGGTGCTACAGGTGTTGCTGGAGGTAGCCAACCATTTGCTTCAAGAGATCCATACTTAGGTATAAACTTTTGTATCGCTATGGAAGGAATTTTCCCAAGTAGAAACTAA